A stretch of Treponema vincentii F0403 DNA encodes these proteins:
- a CDS encoding Gldg family protein gives MNIPPMRNVKEYRIQAVLLAAIVLTAALLSQRIYVHLDMTKQHTYSLSFYTRSILNSLEGTVTVTWFRSYNIEGYLPSLQYVEDILAEYERASDGRCLVLYRDTEELSPQQLQQLGIIARQIERNSNNTQILQNLYSGLLCEYRGESRVVPFLSDIYTLEADIARFITEMNQDAQGRSADRSVYVALPDGGAEGEYQYVLPWLEYAGFIPIMLTKPYPELHPEIPLLVIGSSYFDADMLTAVDTFVNRHGSAAFFVSANTVDTGGSWQATPKQNDGLIELLARSGFAVQPNLVMDPVNFRMTLPTSGGGTYEHINYPFWLQVFRQETDLIPPLLAAGKAVQFFWPSELVCTAARGKTPIPLLASSSRSALQNPPYDTDPRGAQLAEAANGDHEAYPLAAFSERGVNAVSGIGSADNARLLVVADEYCVSSAVEYTNSDANLDFMVNTVYWLARQDALLQLKNKQPAVLPFRYFESDAAFNRIITVSRIVNLVLVPLLIIAAGVALYIIRRRKRP, from the coding sequence ATGAATATTCCCCCGATGCGCAACGTAAAAGAATATCGTATTCAAGCAGTCCTGCTGGCCGCCATTGTGTTGACGGCAGCGCTCCTCTCGCAGCGGATCTATGTGCACCTTGATATGACAAAACAGCACACCTACTCGCTTTCCTTCTATACCCGGTCGATACTGAACAGCCTTGAAGGAACGGTAACGGTTACATGGTTCCGCTCTTATAATATCGAAGGGTACTTACCGTCGCTGCAATATGTCGAAGACATCCTCGCAGAATATGAACGCGCTTCGGACGGACGCTGCCTTGTGCTCTATAGAGATACCGAGGAGCTTTCTCCGCAGCAACTACAGCAGCTCGGCATTATCGCCCGGCAAATTGAGCGAAACAGCAATAATACGCAGATACTGCAAAACCTCTATTCCGGTTTGCTCTGCGAATACCGCGGAGAAAGCAGGGTGGTTCCGTTCCTTTCCGATATTTACACCCTTGAAGCCGATATTGCACGCTTTATTACCGAGATGAATCAGGATGCGCAGGGGCGGAGCGCCGACCGTTCCGTCTATGTTGCGCTTCCCGACGGAGGTGCAGAGGGCGAATATCAGTATGTACTGCCGTGGCTGGAGTATGCGGGATTTATACCGATTATGCTGACCAAGCCCTACCCCGAGCTGCATCCCGAAATTCCGCTGCTTGTAATCGGCTCTTCTTACTTTGATGCCGATATGCTGACAGCGGTTGACACCTTTGTGAACAGGCACGGTTCCGCCGCCTTTTTTGTGTCTGCCAATACTGTGGATACCGGCGGCAGTTGGCAAGCAACCCCGAAACAAAACGACGGACTTATCGAACTGCTTGCCCGCTCCGGATTCGCCGTACAGCCAAACCTTGTTATGGATCCCGTCAATTTCCGTATGACATTACCGACGTCCGGCGGCGGTACCTACGAGCATATTAACTATCCCTTTTGGCTACAGGTGTTTAGGCAGGAGACGGATTTAATTCCGCCGCTGCTAGCGGCAGGAAAGGCCGTGCAGTTTTTCTGGCCGTCGGAGCTGGTTTGTACCGCAGCGCGAGGAAAAACGCCGATCCCGCTTCTTGCCTCTAGCAGCCGGTCGGCGCTGCAAAATCCGCCGTACGACACAGACCCTCGCGGAGCGCAGCTTGCCGAAGCCGCGAATGGAGACCACGAGGCCTATCCGCTTGCGGCTTTCAGCGAGCGCGGCGTCAATGCGGTGAGCGGTATCGGCAGCGCGGACAATGCGCGGCTCTTGGTTGTTGCGGATGAATACTGCGTGAGTTCCGCCGTAGAATATACCAATTCCGATGCGAATTTGGACTTTATGGTAAATACCGTATATTGGCTTGCGCGGCAGGATGCACTTTTGCAGCTGAAAAATAAACAGCCCGCCGTTTTGCCCTTCCGCTACTTTGAAAGCGATGCGGCGTTTAACCGGATTATCACCGTCTCCCGTATCGTGAACCTCGTATTGGTTCCCCTGCTGATTATCGCCGCAGGCGTCGCACTGTACATTATCCGGCGGAGAAAACGCCCATGA
- a CDS encoding ABC transporter permease has product MKRFPAFKALFVKELNALIYNPALYAAALVLYLGAALPFVGSGYWFSAGLSDFRSFFLNLPFLFCIVIPLLAMNSWADEKKHGTDRLLAAYPVDKRLLAAAKYAALLVCFAGAATLTMVIPLSVIPLVYFDFFPFFLSYCAVLFFGAAFTAWSLALSNISAHTAVGFLLGFFTGIFFTASHVLAQVLPLPSFIVKILRYCSFTLHFESAARGIFDTRDFLFYILLIAAAQGLSVLLLYVQEEIR; this is encoded by the coding sequence ATGAAGCGTTTCCCGGCGTTTAAGGCGCTCTTTGTAAAAGAACTGAATGCGCTCATCTACAACCCTGCATTGTATGCGGCTGCGCTTGTGCTCTATCTCGGAGCGGCGCTTCCCTTTGTGGGTTCGGGGTACTGGTTTTCAGCGGGCTTGTCGGACTTCCGCTCCTTTTTTTTAAACTTGCCGTTTTTGTTCTGCATCGTCATTCCCCTGCTTGCGATGAACAGCTGGGCCGACGAAAAAAAACACGGTACCGACCGTCTCCTCGCCGCTTATCCGGTCGATAAGCGCCTGCTTGCAGCGGCAAAATACGCAGCCTTGCTCGTCTGTTTTGCGGGAGCCGCCACGCTCACAATGGTGATTCCTCTTTCGGTAATCCCGCTTGTCTATTTTGATTTCTTTCCGTTTTTCCTTTCGTATTGCGCCGTCCTCTTTTTCGGCGCAGCTTTTACCGCATGGTCGCTCGCACTTTCCAATATCTCTGCGCATACTGCCGTCGGTTTTTTACTCGGCTTTTTTACCGGTATCTTTTTTACCGCAAGCCACGTGCTTGCTCAGGTACTTCCGCTCCCATCGTTCATTGTGAAAATACTGCGCTATTGTTCTTTTACCCTTCATTTTGAATCGGCTGCGCGCGGGATATTCGACACCCGCGATTTTCTTTTCTATATATTGCTCATTGCCGCAGCGCAGGGGCTTTCAGTCTTGTTGCTGTATGTGCAGGAGGAAATCCGATGA